The Polynucleobacter sp. HIN7 genomic interval GCCAGCATGCCGATCTTGACCACATCCACACCAATATCCGTCACTACTGCATCAATTTGCGCTTCAATCACATCAAGGTCAATATCTTGGATACGGGTTACACCCATCGTGTTTTGTGCAGTAATTGCCGTAATGGCGGTCATCCCAAAACCACCCAAAGCAGTAATCACCTTCAGATCGGCCTGAATGCCTGCGCCACCACCACTATCAGATCCGGCAATGCTTAATACCTTGGGGATCAGGATGGGGTTGGGTTTGGAGGTTTTCATGTTGATATAATTTAATCTAAGTGCACTTAGTCTATTTTCCTCTTTCACTGGCATTCCATCAACACTTCTAATGAATAATTAATTGCCGAAAATACTAATACTCGCGGGTCCAAATGGTGCTGGCAAAACAACTTTTGCAAGAGAATTTATCCTCAAAGAGCTGAAATTTAAACGCTTTGTAAATGCTGATTTAATCGCAACTGGTTTGTCACCCTTTAATCCAAATCTTGCAGCATTTAGTGCCGGCAAAATCATGCTTCATGAAATATCTAATTTAGTAAGAAATAGAGAGAGTTTTGTGTTTGAAACTACCTTATCGGGTAAAAGTTATGCCGCCAAACTAAAGCGCTGGAAAAAAGCAGGTTATGAAATATCACTCATTTTTTTAAAGTTACCTACCCCTGAATTAGCTGTGGAAAGAGTTAAAAATAGAGTCAAGCAAGGCGGGCATGATGTTCCTAGCAATATAATAAAGAGAAGATACCTATCAGGACTTCAGAATCTAAATACTATTTATAAGCATTTAGTTGATCATTGGGCAGTATTTGATAATACAAATGAAGCACCTATCCTTTTGGAGTGCAAAAGTGAAATTAGTTAAAAATCAAAGAATCCCTCAAGAGACTCTAGACGCCCTCAAAGCACTTAGGCGGTCTGCGAAGTTAGCAAAAAAAATATCTTTTCTAACGGGCACCTTTTTTGTCCATATGAAAGATGGAAAAATTGTTAAGGAAAAAGTTACCCAAATGCCCTAATGGGGATATCTGAGGGCAAATCAAAATCTTCGCTATAATCAAAATCTATTCCCTGATAGCTCAGTCGGTAGAGCGACGGACTGTTAATCCGCAGGTCCCTGGTTCGAGTCCAGGTCGGGGAGCCAAATTCAATAAGGCTTGCAGCTTAATTGGCTTGTAAGCCTTTTTCTTTACTCTGACTACTTATAAAACTGTTGGTTAGCACTCTCAATCAGTTGATCGACCGTGCCACTGGCAACTGCTTTTTTGATCCCCTCAGTAAAGCCCTTTTCTAATTGGGAGTAACACTTCGATTTTTTAGAGAAGGCAATATACATATCTGCTGTTAACACGCTCTTGGGCAAGAAAACCACCTTGGAGTCCAGATTTAACTTCTTGGCTTCTAATTTGCCTGGGTAGCTTCCAATAATTAAATAGTCAGCCTGTTTATTGAGTAACTGAGCAAACGCCTGATCAACGCCATTGGATCGAACAACATTCAATTCGGTTTTGATATAGGCATCAAATTGACTGCCATAACTCTCTCCTTGGTTGGTCACGCCACGATGCCCTTTTAGATCAGACCATTGAGTGAACTTAAAATTGTCACCCTTACGAATCACGATCGATACTGGATCGAGCATGTATGGTGGCTCTATGTAATGCATATACTCGGCTCGGGCCGGATTTTTATAGATACCAAAGATGATGTCTGCGCGACCATCACGTATGGCTTGTTGCGCCTTCTCCCATGAACCAAAATCCATCGAGGTAACTTTCTCAACCCCAAGACCTTTGGCAATATTGCTGACTAAAGTAACCGATGACCCTTGCAGTTTTCCGTCGGCTGCCCAAGCAACTGGCGGATATGCTGGATGGCCAGTGATAACCAATGCCTTACATTGCTGCGCTTGAGCGATATGAGTTAGAGATAAAGTAATTAGGATTGTTAGTAAATAACGGCGCATCATCAAGAGCCTTTCGTTTAGAAGCTTCATCATACTTGACCTTATTGGGCTGATTTAATACTAACCCCAAGGTAGGCTCCAAAGCCTTTAGCACTGGTTGGTGTTGTGGTCACCATATAGGTTGGTCCCAACTGAAATGAGACGTGATAGTCCAGCAATTTGACCGTTTTGCCACCACTCAAGGTGAGCTGATTAGTAGCATTACGCGCGGTATAATTGAAGTTCATTTGACTCGATAAGTTGTAAGTCCACGCATGATCACTCGTATAGGACAGTGTTGGTTGTACATTCAGAATATTGGCTGAGCTACCTGATAGGTCATTGCCAATCCCCCAAGAATTAAACATGGTCGCGCCAATGGTCCAATTATCTGGTGCATATAGAGCCCCAGCCGATATACCAATACCCGTTTGCCTTGACCCATTATTGGCATTACTGGCTGGGGTCTGAACGTAGGGACCGATTCCGGCAAACCATCGTTTATCGAGAATGACAGTGAAATAACTTGGGAACTGAATTGGTTGTTGCTGATTAGTGACCTGCTGATTGCTGATATTGCGGTTGTAGGTTAATGTCGGGTTCAGAATCAAATGAATGTTTGATCCAAGATGCAGTGGAATGACTGGAGCAACCATATACTCATCTTGCTTAATATTACTGTTGGCACCTAACTTTTGATTAGCGTTATAGGTGACTAAGACATGCGATTTAGGGTACAGCGGATTTTGCATTTGCTGCCCTGATTTGGCAGTATGGCTCATAGTACTCGTTGGGGATTGGGCCAGTGTCACACCTGAAAGCAAGGGAATGGTCAAGCAAATGAATTTAATTAAATTAATCAGCAGTAGCATGTCATTCGTAGTACGATCAATCAATTGGCTTAATGTACAGCATCCTTCCAACTTATCTACGGAGAATGAAATGATTCGATTACGCATGAGTCAACCTATATTAACAATTAGTACTGTTCTAATGATCTGGGTGAGCCCTGGAATGGCTCAAGATACCAGCAATGAACAACGCATGATTGATCATTGCCGCCAACGCCATCCTGAGATGAGTGTTGACCAGTGTCGCTCGATGTATCAAAACATGAAGAACATGACCCCTGAACAACGAGTTGAGCGTTGTAAGCGCAATCATCCCGAGCTATCCGCCGAGGCCTGCCAGAAAAAATACGGTAGCTCGACCTAGCGCTGCGCCAGGATTTGCTTGGCAATAGTTTCTGCGATGAGCATCACTGGCGCATTGGTGTTACCGGAGGTAATACAGGGCATCGCTGAGGCATCGATGACTCGTAAGCGTGCTACTCCGCGCACCCGACACTCAGAATCCAATACGGTATTTGGATTATCAGTTTGACCTTGGGCGTCGACCTTCCCCATAGCGCAGGTACTCACTGGATGAAAAATCGTTGTTCCTAAATCACGTGCCGCGTGCTCAAGGTCTTGCTCGCTTTGTAATTGAGTACCAGGTAACACCTCTTTGGGGGCGTAAGGCTTTAGGGCATCGCTTCCCATAATTTGGCGTGTGATTCGAAGGCTATCGACTGCCACCTTTAGATCGTCTGGGGTCGATAAATAATTGCACCGGATTTCTGGATGCATCTGGGTATCGGCTGATTTAGCCCTCACCCAGCCGCGTGAGCTGGGTCGCAAATTGCATACACTGGGTGTAATCGCATTAAAGGGATGTAGCGGTTCCCCAAATTTAGGTAAGGAGAGTGGCTGTACATGCCATTCAATATTCGCTGTGGGCTGCGATGGATCGCTTTTGGTAAATGCACCCAAGGTCGATGGTGGCATCGTTAGTGGTCCAGTACGTTTGATGAGATATTCAAGGCCCATTCCCATTCGGGTCAACCAGTTTTTATAGAGTGTATTGACGGTCTTGCAGTTCTCAACCTGATACACCGTGCGGATCTGTAAGTGATCTTGCAAGTTCTCGCCTACGCCCGGAAGGTCTACCCTAGTTTCGACCCCGATGGAATTGAGGTGATGGTGCGCACCGATTCCTGAGACTTGCAATAGTTGGGGGGATCCAATCGAACCGGCTGACAGAATCACTTGGTCCTTGGCATGGGCAGTGACGCGTGATCCCGCATGGATTAGATCCAAGCTAGTGACCTCCCAGGCTGCGCCATACCAGGCATTCATCTGTTGTTTTGGATTATTTTGGGTTTGGGGTTGCGTCGGTATTAAATTGAGTTGCAATACCTGTGCTTTAGTCAGAATCGTTAAGTTCTTTCGATGACGAATTGGGTGGAGATACGCATCGGCCATCGACCAACGCACTCCCTTCTTTTGGGTCATCTGAAAATATGCACAACCCTCGTTATCGCCTCGGTTGAACTCCTCGATCGAGGGAATGCCCCGCTCCTGTGCAGCTTTGCGCCAAGCATCTAAGATCTCCCACTGCACCCGAGGCTGCTCGACTCGCATCTCCCCTTGATCTCCGTGCCAGGCATTGGCTCCAGCAAAGTAGTTTTCTAGGGATTTATATGTCTCTAGGGAGTGATCCCACCTCCAGAT includes:
- a CDS encoding substrate-binding periplasmic protein, which translates into the protein MMRRYLLTILITLSLTHIAQAQQCKALVITGHPAYPPVAWAADGKLQGSSVTLVSNIAKGLGVEKVTSMDFGSWEKAQQAIRDGRADIIFGIYKNPARAEYMHYIEPPYMLDPVSIVIRKGDNFKFTQWSDLKGHRGVTNQGESYGSQFDAYIKTELNVVRSNGVDQAFAQLLNKQADYLIIGSYPGKLEAKKLNLDSKVVFLPKSVLTADMYIAFSKKSKCYSQLEKGFTEGIKKAVASGTVDQLIESANQQFYK
- a CDS encoding GMC family oxidoreductase — protein: MSTPAALEFDTIIVGAGSAGCLLANRLSADPNHRVLLLEAGGEDDWFWIKIPVGYLYTIANPRTDWCFKTESDPGLNQRSIHYARGRVIGGSSSINAMIYMRGQASDYARWAELTGDPIWRWDHSLETYKSLENYFAGANAWHGDQGEMRVEQPRVQWEILDAWRKAAQERGIPSIEEFNRGDNEGCAYFQMTQKKGVRWSMADAYLHPIRHRKNLTILTKAQVLQLNLIPTQPQTQNNPKQQMNAWYGAAWEVTSLDLIHAGSRVTAHAKDQVILSAGSIGSPQLLQVSGIGAHHHLNSIGVETRVDLPGVGENLQDHLQIRTVYQVENCKTVNTLYKNWLTRMGMGLEYLIKRTGPLTMPPSTLGAFTKSDPSQPTANIEWHVQPLSLPKFGEPLHPFNAITPSVCNLRPSSRGWVRAKSADTQMHPEIRCNYLSTPDDLKVAVDSLRITRQIMGSDALKPYAPKEVLPGTQLQSEQDLEHAARDLGTTIFHPVSTCAMGKVDAQGQTDNPNTVLDSECRVRGVARLRVIDASAMPCITSGNTNAPVMLIAETIAKQILAQR
- a CDS encoding zeta toxin family protein; the protein is MPKILILAGPNGAGKTTFAREFILKELKFKRFVNADLIATGLSPFNPNLAAFSAGKIMLHEISNLVRNRESFVFETTLSGKSYAAKLKRWKKAGYEISLIFLKLPTPELAVERVKNRVKQGGHDVPSNIIKRRYLSGLQNLNTIYKHLVDHWAVFDNTNEAPILLECKSEIS